A portion of the Neorhodopirellula lusitana genome contains these proteins:
- a CDS encoding site-2 protease family protein has product MSSFDSSFFSLLLAATEEPSAMWSLLTSTWLWTKVALGIGLVIFVHELGHFLAAKLFGVKCEKFYIGFDVPIQIGPIKFPRTLGKFTYGETEYGIGIIPLGGYVKMLGQDDDPRKAEEEAKRIRLAQEAGDDNVGPPALDPRSYPAKTVWQRMIIISAGVVMNVITGVLFAAIAYFYGVPYTPAIVGGVTPGGPAWQAGIEPGGQVVSVADLPDDDQLHFNEMKLAIMTEGMDTPEEPIDVRLSYGSETRDYQLTPQSHPLEPSLRLIGIHGPTGTKLTQKLFAMPNSSAAKVLTDDDSEAEIIAFNGKSLDESALMPITPVLSEIVSSPSEPIEMTLVTSAGDQRKVTLAPQPEKDFGLRFAVGEITALIKGGPAEKAGMKLGDTIVAVDGDQDLDAYSMLLRNWIPGTAVQLTVRRGTGTDAVDKTLSVVPTAAVQTKSPVSELGDTMGIQALGLAYAPTATVIALTGTDAEQDVSLQSADGKLTSDGKSNSDDEAGSASQTADAKATLKVGDVIREVRIRFPDANSRQSLADSLGEETIKLLTKGWELGPSMPLGVLMETIQVLPVGTEVIVTGTRPPEGDVVESTLLIRQSDRFWYDRGINFASVDAIQTADSFSGALALGWREGVRRLGNVGRFLGMLITGKVQPKFLGGPIRIAQMASYEAERGISAQLLFLTMLSMNLAILNFLPIPALDGGHMMFLIAEAIRGKRVDEALEMRLTFAGVLALLALMIFVFANDILHL; this is encoded by the coding sequence ATGTCATCGTTTGATAGTTCGTTCTTTTCTCTGCTGTTGGCCGCCACTGAAGAACCCAGCGCGATGTGGTCACTGCTGACATCAACGTGGCTGTGGACCAAGGTCGCCTTGGGGATTGGCCTGGTGATCTTCGTTCACGAGCTCGGCCACTTTTTGGCCGCCAAGCTGTTCGGCGTGAAGTGCGAGAAGTTCTATATTGGTTTCGACGTTCCAATCCAAATTGGCCCGATCAAATTCCCGCGTACGCTGGGCAAGTTCACCTACGGCGAGACCGAATACGGCATCGGGATCATCCCGCTAGGCGGCTACGTCAAGATGCTCGGCCAGGACGATGATCCTCGCAAAGCGGAAGAAGAAGCCAAGCGAATCCGGCTCGCACAAGAAGCGGGCGATGACAACGTGGGTCCGCCCGCTTTGGATCCGCGGAGTTACCCCGCCAAAACCGTCTGGCAGCGGATGATCATCATCAGCGCGGGCGTGGTCATGAACGTGATCACCGGCGTGCTTTTCGCAGCAATCGCGTATTTCTACGGTGTTCCCTACACTCCGGCGATCGTGGGCGGCGTCACTCCTGGCGGTCCCGCATGGCAAGCCGGAATCGAGCCCGGCGGCCAAGTGGTGTCCGTCGCGGACCTGCCCGATGACGACCAACTTCACTTCAATGAAATGAAGCTGGCGATCATGACCGAGGGCATGGACACCCCCGAAGAACCAATTGATGTCCGGCTTTCCTACGGCAGCGAGACTCGCGACTATCAACTCACGCCTCAATCCCACCCGCTCGAGCCGAGCCTGCGATTGATCGGGATTCACGGTCCTACCGGCACGAAGCTGACTCAAAAACTGTTCGCAATGCCCAACAGTTCGGCAGCGAAAGTCTTGACCGACGATGACTCGGAAGCCGAAATCATCGCGTTTAACGGCAAATCGCTGGATGAGTCGGCGTTGATGCCGATCACTCCCGTTCTTAGCGAAATCGTCAGCTCACCGAGCGAGCCGATCGAGATGACGCTGGTGACTTCCGCTGGCGATCAACGAAAAGTCACACTCGCGCCGCAACCGGAGAAAGATTTCGGTCTACGATTCGCCGTCGGCGAAATCACCGCATTAATCAAAGGCGGCCCTGCTGAAAAAGCCGGGATGAAGCTCGGTGACACCATCGTCGCAGTCGACGGTGACCAGGATCTCGACGCGTACTCGATGCTGCTTCGAAACTGGATTCCAGGCACTGCTGTCCAGCTAACGGTTCGTCGCGGTACCGGTACCGATGCGGTCGACAAGACACTGTCAGTCGTCCCCACCGCCGCCGTTCAAACCAAATCGCCTGTCTCGGAACTCGGCGACACGATGGGCATCCAGGCACTCGGCTTGGCTTACGCCCCCACCGCAACGGTGATCGCACTGACGGGAACAGACGCTGAACAAGACGTCAGCCTGCAATCGGCGGATGGCAAGTTGACCAGCGATGGCAAATCAAACTCCGACGATGAAGCCGGTTCCGCTAGCCAGACCGCCGACGCGAAAGCAACGTTGAAGGTCGGCGATGTGATTCGCGAAGTGCGGATTCGTTTTCCTGACGCGAATTCTCGCCAGTCGTTGGCCGATTCACTCGGTGAAGAAACGATTAAGTTGCTGACCAAGGGCTGGGAACTCGGTCCTTCCATGCCGCTGGGTGTTTTAATGGAGACCATCCAGGTTCTGCCCGTCGGCACCGAGGTCATTGTGACCGGCACACGTCCGCCCGAAGGGGATGTTGTTGAATCAACGCTGCTAATTCGTCAATCCGATCGATTCTGGTACGACCGCGGGATCAATTTCGCATCCGTCGACGCGATCCAAACCGCCGATTCGTTCTCCGGTGCACTGGCACTCGGTTGGCGTGAAGGCGTGCGTCGACTCGGCAATGTGGGGCGTTTCCTGGGCATGTTGATCACCGGCAAGGTCCAACCGAAGTTCTTAGGCGGCCCAATCCGGATCGCACAAATGGCCAGCTACGAAGCCGAGCGAGGCATCTCCGCCCAACTGCTTTTCCTGACCATGCTCAGTATGAACCTGGCGATCTTGAACTTCCTGCCGATCCCCGCCCTGGATGGTGGCCACATGATGTTCCTAATCGCCGAGGCAATCCGCGGCAAGCGAGTCGACGAGGCCCTCGAAATGCGACTCACCTTCGCGGGTGTCTTAGCCCTGCTGGCCCTGATGATCTTCGTCTTCGCCAACGATATCCTGCATCTCTAA
- a CDS encoding FecR domain-containing protein, whose protein sequence is MSQHIRPDGEHPDPVWDEAYELFDKSIEGTLTEADAAQLNELVAGDQAFRQGYLRYISTHAALHRTAIPVSTAFNRDLLESVEASGTQDTPSIQDALFTQDTVPRTADPVSPGTGQHAAWQTWLLAVMAAGIAILVIDWFAQSTPNQPLAKQADIVATLVTSKGCSWGESSLPTSQGSKLTRGRINLLTGLATIQFASGVSMSLEAPADVELIDSMNCVLHDGRMYATVPNAAQGFRVDTNTAVLVDHGTSFGVAVDKAVGMTDVQVFEGVVDVQQRTTQKKQRMLTGERTIVENGRFDIIDFDSDDVFNSINDEAEKDDFQDAITITTRNGQGREKNVLPFEPRAGAFKNRLIVKTSNMHPKYNSKSYIGLDLAAIQGKSIRRVSFQLSIIPSTRGYASLVPDATFAVYGVTDQNLDDWQPESMNWENAPANGALSSIDPARSVLLGRFEIPQGQDSGYATIESPQLVQFLTDDTNGIATLIVVRETSETNVRGLAHMFASSATRNGVAPTLRVITE, encoded by the coding sequence ATGAGTCAACACATCCGTCCCGATGGCGAGCACCCTGATCCGGTTTGGGATGAGGCTTACGAGTTGTTCGACAAGTCGATCGAAGGCACCCTGACCGAAGCCGATGCGGCGCAGTTGAACGAACTGGTTGCGGGCGACCAAGCTTTCCGGCAAGGCTACCTACGTTACATCAGCACGCACGCGGCCCTGCACCGAACGGCGATCCCCGTTAGCACTGCGTTCAACCGAGACCTACTGGAAAGCGTCGAGGCTTCCGGCACTCAAGACACCCCCTCGATTCAAGACGCTCTCTTCACCCAAGACACGGTCCCCCGGACTGCCGATCCTGTCTCGCCGGGCACCGGTCAACACGCAGCCTGGCAAACCTGGTTGCTGGCCGTGATGGCTGCCGGCATCGCGATCCTGGTTATTGACTGGTTTGCGCAATCTACTCCGAACCAACCGCTGGCAAAGCAGGCCGATATTGTCGCCACACTGGTCACCAGCAAGGGCTGCTCGTGGGGTGAAAGTTCACTGCCGACTTCGCAAGGATCCAAACTCACCCGTGGCCGCATCAACCTGCTGACCGGGCTCGCGACCATCCAATTCGCATCCGGTGTCAGCATGTCACTGGAAGCACCAGCGGATGTCGAGCTGATCGATTCCATGAACTGTGTTCTGCACGACGGCCGCATGTATGCCACCGTCCCCAACGCTGCACAGGGTTTTCGAGTGGACACCAACACGGCGGTCCTTGTCGACCACGGTACCTCTTTCGGCGTCGCCGTCGACAAGGCGGTTGGCATGACGGACGTGCAGGTTTTCGAAGGTGTCGTGGATGTCCAGCAGCGAACCACACAAAAGAAACAGCGAATGCTAACCGGGGAACGAACCATCGTTGAAAACGGACGGTTCGATATCATCGACTTTGATTCGGACGATGTTTTCAACTCGATCAATGACGAAGCCGAAAAAGATGACTTTCAAGACGCGATCACGATTACCACTCGCAACGGTCAAGGTCGCGAAAAGAATGTCTTGCCCTTCGAGCCTCGGGCCGGTGCATTCAAGAATCGATTGATCGTCAAGACGTCCAACATGCATCCGAAGTACAACTCGAAGTCCTACATCGGTTTAGATCTTGCCGCGATCCAAGGTAAGTCAATCCGTCGCGTGTCTTTCCAGTTGAGCATCATTCCGTCCACGCGAGGCTACGCTTCACTGGTGCCCGACGCCACGTTTGCGGTCTACGGCGTGACCGACCAAAACCTCGACGACTGGCAACCCGAATCCATGAACTGGGAAAACGCCCCCGCCAACGGAGCTCTCTCGTCGATCGATCCCGCCCGAAGCGTGCTACTGGGACGATTCGAAATCCCGCAGGGCCAAGACAGCGGCTATGCCACGATTGAAAGCCCACAACTGGTGCAGTTCCTAACCGACGACACCAACGGAATCGCCACGCTCATTGTCGTTCGTGAGACCAGTGAAACGAACGTCCGCGGGTTGGCACACATGTTCGCCAGCTCCGCCACCCGCAACGGCGTCGCCCCCACCTTGCGAGTCATCACCGAATAG
- the map gene encoding type I methionyl aminopeptidase: protein MLTKQKKLILSHAQRDMMRRAGSVNAELMDFLRPHVQAGITTLEIDKMVHEWTYDHGHKAATLGYQKYPKCCCISINEVICHGIPDSTVLKDGDIVNVDITTIVDGWHGDQSETFLIGEVTEEKRAVTQCAFDCMHLAIDQLTPGCRVATIGETVTPEAHRRGFTVVREYVGHGLGRQFHLDPSIPHFPNRQSRIDRLFAGMCFTVEPMINAGTRYTKSDKQDGWTVRTKDGRPSAQFEHSILMTEKGPEILTETKNGPEKGHRF from the coding sequence ATGCTTACCAAGCAAAAAAAATTAATCCTCTCGCACGCCCAGCGCGACATGATGCGGCGTGCCGGCAGCGTGAACGCCGAACTGATGGATTTCCTTCGGCCCCACGTTCAAGCCGGAATCACGACCCTCGAAATCGACAAAATGGTCCATGAGTGGACCTACGATCATGGCCACAAGGCGGCCACCCTGGGGTACCAAAAGTACCCCAAATGTTGCTGCATTAGCATCAACGAAGTCATCTGCCACGGGATCCCCGATTCCACGGTCCTGAAAGACGGCGATATCGTCAACGTCGACATCACGACCATCGTCGATGGCTGGCACGGGGACCAAAGCGAAACCTTCCTGATCGGTGAAGTGACCGAGGAAAAACGAGCCGTCACGCAGTGCGCCTTCGACTGCATGCACCTTGCGATTGATCAACTGACACCGGGCTGCCGAGTCGCCACCATCGGCGAAACGGTCACCCCCGAAGCTCATCGCCGAGGATTCACGGTTGTCCGCGAATACGTCGGTCACGGTTTGGGGCGACAGTTCCACTTGGATCCTTCGATTCCCCACTTCCCGAATCGACAAAGTCGCATCGACCGGTTGTTCGCGGGAATGTGCTTCACCGTCGAGCCCATGATCAACGCAGGCACCCGCTACACCAAAAGCGATAAACAGGATGGCTGGACCGTTCGAACCAAAGACGGTCGTCCGTCCGCCCAATTCGAGCACTCGATCCTGATGACGGAAAAGGGTCCCGAGATCCTCACCGAAACCAAGAACGGTCCCGAAAAAGGCCACCGGTTTTAG
- a CDS encoding 1-deoxy-D-xylulose-5-phosphate reductoisomerase, translated as MSGAESTGSVRGGGRVAILGATGSIGTATLDVIRSLRQCDPESDWRAWSISGHSRIDSLSRLAAESAPLPETVVVSDESRRAEADTCWKNLNLQGRCRLDFGPEALVRAATAPEVDTVVASIVGRAGLESTLEAVRAGKRVGLANKETLVVAGPVVTQAAAESGSELLPIDSEHSAIYQCLAESRHLAARSAESVDPRPNPAQSLSSSPADRADSLNSGNSAEDSFSRRFPGVRRLILTASGGPFRDATTQQMRDATPAQALNHPTWDMGQKITIDSATMMNKALEIIEAKWLFDVPADRIEVVIHPQSIIHSLVEFEDGSVIAQLSPPDMRLPIQYALTHPNRLPCPSPVLDRQKPWEMSLLPADHERFPGLSLGFEVAKVGGTAGVVVNGANEIAVPLFLEGKIRFTDIVELCRQTLRSHNHESSPSLSRLLELDAWSREHASGLAAKIHI; from the coding sequence ATTTCAGGGGCCGAGTCAACGGGCTCGGTCCGTGGCGGCGGTCGCGTTGCGATCTTAGGTGCGACAGGTAGTATCGGGACAGCCACGCTGGACGTGATTCGTTCGCTTCGGCAATGCGATCCGGAATCCGATTGGCGGGCATGGTCAATCTCAGGCCACAGCCGTATCGACTCGCTGTCACGTTTGGCGGCTGAATCGGCGCCGCTTCCCGAAACCGTGGTGGTTTCTGACGAAAGTCGCCGGGCTGAAGCGGACACCTGTTGGAAGAACCTGAATTTGCAGGGCCGATGCCGGTTGGATTTCGGCCCCGAGGCACTCGTTCGTGCGGCGACCGCTCCCGAAGTCGACACCGTCGTCGCCTCCATCGTCGGCCGAGCTGGACTGGAAAGCACGCTCGAAGCCGTCCGCGCGGGCAAGCGAGTCGGCCTGGCAAACAAAGAAACCCTGGTGGTCGCTGGCCCGGTCGTCACCCAGGCCGCCGCGGAAAGCGGTTCGGAGCTATTGCCCATCGACAGTGAGCACTCCGCGATTTACCAATGCTTGGCCGAGTCACGACATCTCGCCGCCCGCTCGGCAGAATCAGTCGATCCCCGGCCAAATCCAGCACAATCCCTGTCAAGCTCGCCTGCGGATCGGGCTGATTCGCTCAACAGCGGCAACTCGGCCGAGGATTCGTTTTCACGCCGTTTTCCCGGCGTTCGGCGGCTGATCCTGACCGCCAGTGGTGGCCCGTTTCGCGATGCCACGACCCAACAGATGCGTGACGCGACGCCTGCCCAGGCGCTCAACCATCCGACCTGGGACATGGGCCAAAAGATCACGATCGATTCCGCCACGATGATGAACAAGGCGCTGGAGATCATTGAAGCAAAATGGCTTTTCGACGTGCCGGCGGATCGAATCGAGGTCGTCATTCACCCTCAATCGATCATCCACTCGCTGGTCGAGTTCGAAGACGGCAGCGTGATTGCCCAACTCAGCCCGCCGGACATGCGGCTTCCCATTCAATACGCCCTGACTCACCCAAATCGCCTACCTTGTCCATCCCCAGTTTTGGATCGTCAAAAACCCTGGGAAATGTCGCTTCTTCCCGCCGATCACGAGCGGTTCCCCGGGCTTTCTCTCGGGTTTGAAGTTGCCAAAGTCGGCGGAACAGCCGGCGTCGTGGTCAACGGAGCCAACGAGATCGCGGTTCCTCTGTTCCTGGAGGGCAAAATTCGCTTTACTGACATCGTCGAACTTTGCCGTCAAACGCTGCGTTCTCATAATCATGAGAGCTCACCGAGTTTGTCCCGTTTGCTGGAACTGGACGCCTGGTCCCGTGAACACGCGAGCGGGCTAGCGGCCAAGATCCACATTTAA
- a CDS encoding DUF1592 domain-containing protein, whose translation MKTLVPFVSLTRRGVLSVGLLSVLVTAAGADTLAAAETSEVRQALMTNQHVEVFAKYCLDCHSTDASEAGVDLEGLPLTVSQDIATANMWQKVLNAINSGEMPPEDSEPMTDADKAMFLEALTDQMVIARKILGDSGGVIPLRRLNRREYENTVESLLGVRPDVSSLPDDQVGAGFDTQGASLFFSSDQLENYLETAKAALRLCLIPAEATASKTRRVEPETKQNEAYQKYLDMLLDQYERSLAWQAQDEKPPSEFGILDEYQAKKNLSQYQDWSPQLKEYLQRPETKTGVTLMMTIKAGGYTTVKLPTLFDSAPGKYTIRLRAAHYPGTESRFHYVELSSGYASSKKRVAWRKVTATLDEPEILTFEFDHKPGQREQLWLHQRTHQDRADKNLWTIHQKENGLGTPPGVWIDWAEVSGPEPDLAPTEAAQRILFERPEGVEEDRYAVEVLRRFAVRAFRGTPPDREFLKQLFGHYDANRKAGQTLVEALIDPLAITLSSPQFLYMVEEDREDTRQLSDTELAVRLSYLIWSSQPDDELIRVAMSGQLSDPAMLDQQLTRMLADAQHSHFVRDFVHQWLSMERLGMFQFDGVQFRSFDNATRENAREEIYQLFMHVMHESLPLGDLLKADYVVVNDVMADYYGLDPVQGHEFRKVPLPAGSPRGGLLGTAAVSAMGSDGLRSSPVERGAWVLRHLLNDPPAPAPPNVPQLGRLAGEVLSARELQKAHQEEPQCAQCHRKIDPIGYGLENFDVDGMWRNKEKITTGKARRKKIHQFDISPSGQLPDGTPFASYFELRDAISTRQDDFARGFTEALIAYGLGRPYGFTDQDLADQILSAAKAKNYSVRAFLDAFVHSRSFQSR comes from the coding sequence ATGAAAACTCTTGTTCCATTTGTCTCGCTAACCCGCCGCGGGGTTTTGTCCGTCGGCTTATTGTCCGTCTTGGTAACCGCCGCGGGTGCTGACACGTTGGCCGCCGCGGAAACCTCGGAAGTCCGCCAAGCGTTGATGACGAACCAACATGTTGAGGTATTCGCGAAGTATTGTCTGGATTGTCACAGCACGGATGCTAGCGAAGCGGGAGTCGACCTGGAGGGACTGCCGTTGACGGTTAGCCAGGACATCGCGACGGCCAACATGTGGCAGAAAGTCCTGAACGCGATCAACTCGGGCGAGATGCCGCCGGAGGATTCGGAGCCCATGACGGACGCGGACAAGGCGATGTTCTTGGAAGCCCTGACCGATCAAATGGTGATCGCCCGGAAGATTCTGGGCGACTCAGGTGGCGTGATTCCACTTCGACGTCTGAACCGTCGTGAGTACGAGAACACGGTCGAGTCGCTCTTGGGAGTTCGGCCGGACGTCAGTTCTTTGCCCGATGATCAAGTGGGGGCCGGCTTTGACACCCAGGGCGCGTCGCTGTTCTTTTCCAGCGACCAGCTTGAAAACTATCTTGAGACAGCCAAGGCCGCGCTGCGATTGTGCCTGATCCCCGCCGAGGCCACGGCCTCGAAGACGCGCCGGGTTGAACCGGAGACCAAACAGAACGAAGCCTACCAAAAGTATCTCGACATGCTGTTGGACCAATACGAACGTTCGCTGGCATGGCAGGCCCAAGACGAAAAGCCACCGTCCGAGTTCGGGATTCTTGATGAGTATCAAGCCAAGAAGAACTTGTCCCAATACCAAGACTGGTCGCCTCAGTTGAAGGAGTACCTGCAACGTCCCGAGACCAAGACGGGCGTGACGTTGATGATGACGATCAAAGCGGGCGGCTACACCACCGTGAAGCTGCCGACGTTGTTTGATTCGGCACCCGGCAAGTACACGATTCGACTACGGGCGGCGCACTACCCAGGAACCGAGAGTCGCTTTCACTATGTCGAGTTGTCATCAGGCTACGCCAGTTCCAAAAAACGTGTTGCCTGGCGGAAGGTGACGGCGACACTTGATGAACCCGAAATCTTGACCTTTGAGTTTGATCATAAGCCGGGACAGCGTGAACAATTGTGGCTGCACCAGCGAACTCACCAAGATCGTGCTGATAAAAATTTGTGGACCATTCACCAAAAGGAAAATGGTCTGGGAACGCCTCCAGGGGTCTGGATTGACTGGGCCGAAGTTTCTGGGCCCGAGCCTGACCTGGCGCCGACCGAAGCCGCCCAACGCATTCTGTTCGAACGTCCCGAGGGTGTTGAAGAGGATCGTTATGCGGTGGAAGTGTTGCGAAGGTTTGCGGTGCGAGCTTTCCGGGGCACGCCACCGGATCGAGAATTCCTGAAGCAGCTATTTGGTCACTATGACGCCAATCGAAAGGCTGGACAAACGTTGGTCGAGGCGTTGATTGACCCGTTGGCGATCACGCTGTCTTCCCCCCAGTTCCTGTACATGGTTGAGGAAGATCGCGAGGACACGCGGCAACTTTCGGATACGGAATTAGCGGTGCGGTTGTCATATTTGATTTGGAGCAGTCAGCCCGACGACGAGCTGATCCGTGTTGCGATGAGTGGTCAGCTAAGTGACCCAGCGATGCTGGACCAGCAGCTGACACGGATGCTGGCCGATGCCCAGCACAGCCATTTTGTTCGAGACTTTGTGCATCAATGGTTAAGCATGGAGCGATTGGGCATGTTCCAATTCGATGGCGTGCAGTTCCGAAGCTTTGACAACGCGACCCGTGAAAATGCGAGAGAAGAAATCTATCAGTTGTTCATGCATGTGATGCACGAGTCACTGCCGTTGGGCGATTTGTTGAAAGCGGACTACGTGGTGGTGAACGACGTGATGGCGGACTACTACGGGTTGGATCCAGTACAGGGGCACGAGTTCCGCAAGGTGCCGTTGCCCGCCGGGTCACCGCGTGGAGGCTTGTTGGGGACGGCCGCGGTGAGTGCGATGGGCTCGGACGGTTTGCGATCGTCACCCGTTGAAAGAGGTGCCTGGGTGTTGCGTCATTTGTTGAATGATCCGCCAGCACCGGCCCCGCCGAACGTGCCGCAATTAGGACGATTGGCCGGCGAGGTTTTGTCGGCTCGCGAGTTACAAAAGGCCCACCAAGAGGAACCGCAGTGCGCGCAATGTCACCGCAAGATCGATCCCATTGGCTACGGGCTCGAAAACTTTGACGTCGACGGTATGTGGCGTAACAAGGAAAAGATCACGACCGGGAAGGCCCGCCGTAAGAAGATCCATCAGTTCGATATTTCACCCAGCGGGCAGCTTCCCGACGGGACCCCGTTCGCTAGCTACTTCGAGCTGCGTGATGCGATCTCGACACGCCAAGACGACTTCGCTCGTGGGTTTACCGAAGCGTTGATCGCCTATGGTTTGGGCCGGCCGTACGGTTTCACTGATCAAGACCTGGCCGACCAGATTTTGTCAGCGGCTAAAGCAAAAAACTATTCGGTTCGTGCGTTCCTGGACGCCTTCGTTCATTCCCGTTCATTTCAATCACGCTAA
- a CDS encoding sigma-70 family RNA polymerase sigma factor has protein sequence MPSHIPSPDRTEEFLCLLTEHEPRLARYATLLIPHLQDSDEVLQEAKLVMWRSFDRFETGTDFGAWARKVVFHQVLKFRRRPSRRLQPFPEETLELLASEIVGLEKELDYRQTALAVCIAKLPDDHRRMISLRYFDENPIEQIATQLGRKTDAVYQSLSRIRRSLHRCISDAIQVQGRSV, from the coding sequence ATGCCCAGCCACATTCCCAGCCCTGACCGAACGGAAGAGTTCCTGTGCTTGTTGACCGAGCATGAACCGCGACTGGCACGCTACGCGACGCTGCTGATCCCGCATCTACAAGATTCGGACGAGGTCCTTCAGGAGGCCAAGCTGGTGATGTGGCGTAGTTTCGATCGTTTTGAAACCGGCACCGACTTCGGCGCGTGGGCGCGTAAGGTCGTCTTCCATCAAGTCCTCAAGTTCCGGCGGCGACCGTCGCGTCGACTGCAGCCCTTCCCCGAGGAAACGCTTGAACTGCTCGCTAGCGAAATCGTGGGCCTCGAAAAAGAACTTGATTACCGCCAAACCGCCTTGGCTGTCTGCATCGCAAAGCTGCCCGATGATCATCGCCGCATGATTTCGTTGCGGTACTTCGATGAAAATCCAATCGAACAGATCGCAACGCAACTTGGCCGTAAGACCGACGCCGTTTATCAATCCCTCAGTCGTATCCGGCGCTCGTTGCATCGCTGCATTTCCGACGCCATCCAAGTCCAGGGCCGATCCGTATGA
- a CDS encoding DUF1552 domain-containing protein: protein MTFQTNRRVLLRGAGALISLPLMDSYGFRRFAAAATPSTVPKRLVFLGMGFGVTADRWYPDRNTVGENYKLPEILKPLTRHQKDITIIQNLMHRYSADGHSGSTFWLTGANRYEIPGQGFHNTVSVDQVAAEVLGQQTRFTSIQLAAKGASSDGHGPGSSLAWNRYGKPVAGLDTPVAAFHRLFSDDKTPLSQRQAMMQRKRSVLDTVTENAKSVYRKIGREDQEKLTEYVQSIREIEVRLAKEESWLDVEKKVPSSAVNEPRESLEGEEEIRMMYDLMVAAMQVDATRVFTYRMPANSLIESLGATMTAHSMSHYSEGERRTVSQNRDTAHARLLAEFIDKLKASKEADGTSLFDNAALTLGTNLSSVHTLTNCPTLIAGGGAGMKHGRHLVMDDPKTPLCNLWLSLLHGVGINAPSHGDSTGRIEELFVA from the coding sequence ATGACTTTTCAAACCAATCGACGCGTTCTGCTTCGCGGTGCAGGTGCACTCATCTCGTTGCCGTTGATGGATTCGTATGGGTTTCGCCGGTTCGCTGCCGCGGCCACTCCGTCGACGGTACCCAAGCGTCTTGTGTTCTTAGGGATGGGGTTTGGTGTGACAGCCGACCGCTGGTATCCGGACCGCAATACGGTCGGAGAAAACTACAAACTACCTGAAATATTGAAGCCGCTGACCCGGCACCAAAAAGACATCACGATCATCCAAAACCTGATGCACCGGTATAGCGCCGACGGGCATAGTGGTAGTACGTTTTGGTTGACCGGTGCGAACCGGTATGAGATTCCTGGGCAAGGATTCCACAACACGGTCTCGGTCGACCAAGTTGCTGCAGAGGTGCTCGGACAGCAAACTCGTTTCACTTCGATTCAACTGGCCGCGAAGGGCGCCAGTTCCGATGGCCACGGTCCCGGGTCTTCATTGGCTTGGAATCGGTATGGCAAACCCGTCGCTGGTTTGGACACACCCGTTGCCGCCTTCCACCGTTTGTTTTCAGACGACAAGACGCCTTTGTCGCAGCGGCAAGCGATGATGCAGCGGAAGCGAAGCGTGCTGGACACCGTGACCGAAAACGCCAAGTCGGTGTACAGGAAGATTGGCCGAGAGGATCAAGAAAAGTTGACCGAGTACGTTCAATCGATTCGCGAGATTGAAGTTCGGTTGGCAAAGGAAGAGTCCTGGCTCGATGTCGAAAAGAAGGTGCCGTCCAGCGCCGTCAACGAACCTCGCGAATCGCTAGAGGGAGAAGAAGAAATTCGCATGATGTACGACTTGATGGTCGCGGCCATGCAGGTCGATGCGACGCGAGTGTTCACGTACCGAATGCCAGCGAACTCATTGATCGAAAGTCTGGGGGCGACGATGACCGCACACAGCATGAGCCATTATTCGGAAGGTGAGCGACGGACCGTTTCGCAGAATCGCGATACCGCGCACGCTCGTTTGCTGGCCGAATTTATTGACAAGTTGAAGGCGTCCAAGGAGGCGGACGGCACCAGCCTTTTCGATAACGCGGCGTTGACGTTGGGCACGAACCTGAGTTCGGTGCACACGCTGACGAACTGCCCAACCCTGATCGCCGGTGGCGGCGCGGGAATGAAGCACGGTCGCCACTTGGTGATGGACGATCCGAAGACGCCGCTTTGTAATTTGTGGTTGAGTCTCTTGCACGGCGTCGGCATCAACGCTCCGTCGCACGGCGATTCAACGGGGCGGATCGAAGAGCTGTTTGTCGCTTAG